A region of Diospyros lotus cultivar Yz01 chromosome 3, ASM1463336v1, whole genome shotgun sequence DNA encodes the following proteins:
- the LOC127797480 gene encoding zinc finger protein VAR3, chloroplastic-like has translation MLYVEAPSMTENNSCQMLKVLRAIHGHLSQTHKSQFGSSNYTRITVSYLDNSNETLVPDLGQEFELNEAEEVPSTKSSEQEDPFARENAKRFGQSSSTKTCEVRISHPWPEWVELMEQLLKNGFFEGVGNPFQKRELDAKHANRIRTACLNFARDRFDLMRYFSRKHIQVIAGSGCPVTDRKVVNSGKRLRAHVGVDEENVCSSCYLRGNCERAYAKARGGEAAETVDVMRYLLTYGLDPVTGVVENKPCLNKSVMESVRKLLKEIIEHSMKELSSDPPVVKFTKWHSSMHDSIHQRRLRTLQEDQDHRVLKKGDWICNKCNFLNFANKTRCLQCNEKPSKRQLNPGEWECNSCNYINFRRNARCKKCDHRRLKVSYRNDSCLQPQHDN, from the exons ATGCTTTACGTAGAAGCACCATCGATGACTGAGAATAATTCTTGTCAAATGCTAAAGGTATTGCGAGCGATCCACGGGCATCTGTCTCAAACACACAAGTCCCAATTCGGGAGCAGCAATTATACCCGCATAACTGTTTCATATCTTGACAACTCCAACGAAACCCTAGTTCCTGATTTGGGCCAAGAGTTCGAATTGAACGAGGCTGAGGAGGTTCCGTCAACAAAATCTTCAGAACAGGAAGACCCATTTGCAAGAGAGAACGCCAAACGGTTTGGTCAGAGCAGTTCGACGAAGACATGTGAGGTTCGGATTTCGCATCCTTGGCCGGAGTGGGTGGAGTTGATGGAGCAATTGCTGAAAAATGGGTTTTTCGAAGGAGTTGGGAATCCGTTCCAGAAACGTGAATTGGATGCTAAGCATGCTAACCGGATTCGCACTGCTTGCCTTAATTTTGCTCGTGATAGGTTTGATCTTATGAG GTACTTTTCGAGGAAACATATCCAGGTGATTGCAGGATCTGGATGTCCAGTCACAGACAGGAAAGTTGTCAACTCAGGGAAGCGTTTAAGAGCACATGTGGgtgttgatgaagaaaat GTTTGTAGCTCCTGCTATTTGAGGGGAAACTGTGAGAGGGCATATGCTAAGGCACGTGGTGGGGAAGCTGCAGAGACTGTGGATGTCATGCGCTACTTGTTAACATATGGACTTGATCCTGTTACTGGTGTAGTGGAGAACAAGCCATGCCTTAACAAATCAGTGATGGAATCAGTGAGAAAGTTGCTGAAGGAAATCATAGAGCATAGCATGAAGGAACTTAGTTCTGATCCCCCAGTTGTCAAGTTTACAAAATGGCATTCTTCCATGCATGATTCAATTCACCAAAGAAGACTAAGAACACTTCAGGAGGATCAGGATCATCGTGTGTTAAAGAAGGGCGATTGGATTTGTAACAA ATGCAATTTCTTGAACTTTGCAAACAAAACAAGATGCTTGCAGTGCAATGAAAAACCATCCAAGCGGCAACTCAATCCTGGGGAGTGGGAATGCAATTC GTGCAACTACATAAATTTCAGAAGAAATGCCAGATGCAAAAAATGTGATCATAGAAGGTTGAAAGTGTCGTATCGTAATGACTCCTGCTTGCAACCCCAGCATGATAATTGA